The window GTAGTGACGCGAATAGAAATAGTGCATCCGCGAACGAGCCCCTTCGGGGAGTCGCAGCGCTCGGCGGGCTGTTTCACGGGCGATTTCACCCTTTTCTTCGTCGCCATCGGGAAACATCAAATCAATCGCCGGCTTCAAGCAATCGGCGGCCGCCAGTTCCTCGTCGCGATCGTGCAACTGTTCGGAGAGTTCAAAACGGGCCTTGAAATCGGCATAGGAACCAGCGGCGGCTTTCTTCATCACCGCGCGATACTCGGGCTCTGAATAATTCGACAGCCCCCAATTATCGAAGAGCTTGCGGGCCACAAGCAGATGCTCTTCCAGATTGTCGGCGCGAAGCTCCAGCGCAGCCGCGGCCAGTTCCTTGGCCTGTTGCGATTGCTTCAGCGATTCGTGGGCGTAAGCCTGCAGGTACAACAGCACTGGATCTTCGCGCACGAGGTGCGGAAACTTGCTGCCGACTTCGATCACCACCTGCCAAGCCTGGCGATGGACTAGCCAATCGACGAATTCAGTGACCGCTGGCGTTTCGCCTTCCAACAGATCGATCGACTGCCGCATGAGCGCGATAACTTCGGTCTCGCGATTGAGTTGCTGCAGCGATTTTACCTGCCAGCGATACAAATCGCGCACGACCTGTTTCTCGGTCAGCTCGGGATAGAGTGCGAGCAACTCGCGCTCGGCACGGAGCATGGCATTCCATTCGTCGCTGGTCGCCGCACGATCATACAACGTGCGAGAATAAAGCTGCAGCCAGGCAATGGCGGGGCGTTTGCTGTCCTTGATTGCCTTCCGGATCAACTCGGCGAGTTGCTCACGCAGCTTGGCCGTTTTTGGTTCATCGCGCTGCATGATCGAGAGCGCGGCATGCTTCGAGAGAACCGGATTCACTTCGTAGCGGGCCAAACGGCAAAGAGCTTTGACGCTCGGATCGTCGGTCATGTTGGCCAAGCGGTCGATTCGGCTGCGGCGTTCCTTATCGTCCTGCGAGCCATACGACTTGAGAAGCCGGGCCACTTCGGGCGGATCAGATTCGTCGAACCAACGGACCGTCATGCCGCGAACCAGATAGCCGGCTCGCATTTTCACTTCGACGATGCCGTGATGTTGCGATGCCGCGACCAGCGCGTCAAAGGCTTCGAGACCCATCCGGCTAAGCTGCGTCTGCGCCTTTTGCCGAACGGCGAAGTCGTCGTTGCCCAGTTGTTCGATGAGAGACGCGATTTGCGCTTCGGAATTTTGCGGCGTGGTCGCTGGAGGATCGGCGGCGGTGGCCAGCTGGATCGAGACAGCGAGAACACCCGCGAACGCGAGCGTTCCAAGTAGACGGCGAAAACTCATCATGTGGTCCTTCTCTCGCCTGGCTCTGAGCGAATAATCGGCGGCAACGTCCCTTGTTCCGCGTCCCTCCAGAATACCTTAGGCTGGCGAACCGCGGCAAGCGCAGCACCCACTCTCCCTTCGCCTTTTGCCCAGGAAAATGCCGATGTTTCGCAGCCTTTTTATCCTTGGTTTGGCGTTATTGGTTGCCGCGGGCCGAATCGCCGCAGCAGTTGAGCCGCTCGACGTCTGGCCCGATCTTGCGCCCGGAGAGACAACGCGATTGACCGGCGAAACTCTGCCAGCTCGGCCTGGCGAAAACCCGCCGATCACGCGCGTGAGCAATGTGACTCGACCCACGATGACGGTTCACAAAGCGGCAAAGCCGAATGGCACGGGCGTGGTCATTCTTCCCGGCGGCGGTTTCAGCCGCGTCGTTCCCGATCTCGAAGGAACCGAAGCAGCCGATTGGCTCAACCAGCACGGCGTCACCGCGTTTGTGCTGAGCTATCGCACAACGGCTGATCCGAAAACGCCGGGCTGGCCCAAGCCGCTCCAAGATGCCGAGCGAGCGCTATCGCTGATTCGAGCGCAGGCCGAGCAATATGGTCTGCAGCCGAACCGCATCGGCCTGGTTGGCTTTTCTGCCGGCGGCCAGGTGGCTGCGCGATTACTGACGAACGACGGCAAAAAGCGATCGTACGAACGGATCGATATCGTCGATGATACGTCGTGCCGTCCCGACTTCAGCATTCTCATTTATCCCTGGAATATGTACGACGCCAAGACCGATGCGCTGGTCGAAGGCATCGAACCGCCGAAGAGTTGCCCGCCGACCTACATCGTGCATACGGACGACGACCGCTCGTCGTCGCTCGGTGCCGTGCTGTTTTACGCGGGCTTGAAGAAGCACGGCATTCCCGCCGAACTGCATGTCTACGGCAACGGTGGCCATGGTTATGGTCTGCGGCCGCAAAAGGATTCGCAGATTTCCAGCTGGCCCGATCACGCGGCGCATTGGTTGGGGACGCGGGGATTCTTGAAATAAGTTGAAATTTGTCTTTCGCCGCAAATCGCATTATTCTGAGCAATCCTGCCAAACTTCTCGCCGTTTGCCATTTCACGAGGTCCATGATGCGTCGCCAGGCATCTCTCCTATTCCTGTTCGCGCTCGCAGCGAATGCGTTCGCCGCTGAACCGACCAAGGTCGAGTTCAACCGCGACATCCGTCCGATCCTGGCCGACGTTTGCTTTCAATGTCACGGCCCCGATCCCGGTAGTCGGCAAGCCGATCTGCGGATCGATCGTGAGGAAGACGTATTTAAGAAAGACGGCCCGCTGGTAGTGCGCGGCAAGCCGGAAATGAGCCCGCTTTACCAGCGGATTACGTCGACCGATCCCGAAATGGTGATGCCGCCGCCGAAGGCGCACAAGCAGCTAAAGCCCGAGCAAAAGGAACTCCTCAAACGCTGGATCGCCGAAGGGGCCGCTTGGCAGGCGCACTGGGCTTTCATCGCGCCGCAGCGGCCCGCGTTGCCGGAAGTGAAGGATGAAAAATGGAATAAAAATCCGATCGATAGGTTCATCTATGCGAAGCTCACTGCGGCTGGACTCGCGCCCACCAAGGAAGTCGATCCCGACGCACTGTGCCGGCGGATTTATCTCGATGTGATCGGCCTGCCCCCTTCGCCGGACCAGCGAAAGGAGTTTGTTGCTGCCTACCTCGAGAGAAAGGCGGATCAACCTGATCCGGTCGGGGCGCTCGTCGACAAGTTGATGCAACTGCCGCAGTACGGCGAGCATCGTGCGCGCTATTGGCTCGATGCGGCCCGCTACGGCGATACGCATGGTTTGCACTTCGACAACTATCGCGAGATGTGGCCGTACCGCGACTGGGTCATTCAGTCGTATCAGCGCAATCAACCCTTCGATCAATTCACGGTCGAGCAACTCGCCGGCGATTTGTTGCCGAATCCGACCCTCGAGCAAAAAGTCGCGACCGGCTTTCATCGCTGCAACATCACCACCAACGAAGGTGGCACCATCGCCGATGAGAATCTGGCGTACTATGCCCGCGAGCGAGTCGAGACAACATCGTGGGTCTGGCTCGGCCTGACAGCGAACTGCTGCGTCTGCCACGATCACAAGTTCGATCCAATCACGACGAAGGAGTTCTATTCCCTCAGCGCGTTCTTCCGCAACACCACGCAAGGCTCGCACGACGGCAACATCAAAGACACCAAGCCGATTCTCTACCTGCCGAAGCCCGACGACGCGCCGCGGTTTAAGCAGATCGACGCCGAGTTGCCGGCCCTGCGAGAACAACTCACGACGCGTAAGCAAGACGCGCTGTCTGCCAGCGATGCCTGGCAAGCAAAAGTGCAATCGAGCGAGATCGATATCGAGGCCAAGGAGCTCGCATTGCATCTGCCGCTGAACGAAGGCGAAGGCGTGCCGAAATCCGCCCACGAAATCAACGTTAAAGGTGACTTCGGCTGGCTCAAGGAAGGCAAGCTCGGGCCGGCCGCGATTCTCGCTGCCGAGACATCGCTGAGCGCTGACAAAATCGGCGACTTTGCGAAAGATCAGCCCTTCACGATCGGCGTGTGGGTTCGTCCGCATGCCAAGCTTAACGACGGCGTGCTCGCCGCGAAGATGAATGCGAAAGGCCCGCCTCAAGGTTGGGAGTTTTTGCTGCAGCAAGGTGGCAAACTGACGTTTGCGATTCATTCTGCCGAGCCGAAGCAGAACATCCGCGTCACGACGCGGGGCTCCGTTGCCAAGCCCGATCAATGGGTTCACCTGGCCGCGAAGTATGACGGCAGTGGCAAGCTCGATGGCTTGGCGATTTACGTCAACGGCAATCCAGCTGATTTCAACAAGCAAGGCAACGTCGCCATCGATGGCTCGACGACCGGAGATGGCCCGCTCACGATCGGCCAGCGCGCGAACAAAGCAAATCACTTCACCGATGGCGCGCTGCAGGACTTTCGCTTGTATCGGCGAGTGCTCGACGTGCTGGAGATTCGCACGCTGGCCCAACTGCCTGACCTGCGAGCCGACGCGGCCACGCCGCTGGAGAAGCGAAAGAAAGATCGCCTCAACGCATTCTTCTTCGACGTACTCGATGTCCCCTATCGCGACATCAATCAGAAGATTGTGCAGCTCGATGCCGAACGCAAAGCCATCGAAGCTCGCGCAACAATCACGCACGTGCAAGAGGAGAAAATGAACTCGCCCGCCATGGC is drawn from Anatilimnocola floriformis and contains these coding sequences:
- a CDS encoding alpha/beta hydrolase, which gives rise to MFRSLFILGLALLVAAGRIAAAVEPLDVWPDLAPGETTRLTGETLPARPGENPPITRVSNVTRPTMTVHKAAKPNGTGVVILPGGGFSRVVPDLEGTEAADWLNQHGVTAFVLSYRTTADPKTPGWPKPLQDAERALSLIRAQAEQYGLQPNRIGLVGFSAGGQVAARLLTNDGKKRSYERIDIVDDTSCRPDFSILIYPWNMYDAKTDALVEGIEPPKSCPPTYIVHTDDDRSSSLGAVLFYAGLKKHGIPAELHVYGNGGHGYGLRPQKDSQISSWPDHAAHWLGTRGFLK
- a CDS encoding DUF1553 domain-containing protein; translated protein: MRRQASLLFLFALAANAFAAEPTKVEFNRDIRPILADVCFQCHGPDPGSRQADLRIDREEDVFKKDGPLVVRGKPEMSPLYQRITSTDPEMVMPPPKAHKQLKPEQKELLKRWIAEGAAWQAHWAFIAPQRPALPEVKDEKWNKNPIDRFIYAKLTAAGLAPTKEVDPDALCRRIYLDVIGLPPSPDQRKEFVAAYLERKADQPDPVGALVDKLMQLPQYGEHRARYWLDAARYGDTHGLHFDNYREMWPYRDWVIQSYQRNQPFDQFTVEQLAGDLLPNPTLEQKVATGFHRCNITTNEGGTIADENLAYYARERVETTSWVWLGLTANCCVCHDHKFDPITTKEFYSLSAFFRNTTQGSHDGNIKDTKPILYLPKPDDAPRFKQIDAELPALREQLTTRKQDALSASDAWQAKVQSSEIDIEAKELALHLPLNEGEGVPKSAHEINVKGDFGWLKEGKLGPAAILAAETSLSADKIGDFAKDQPFTIGVWVRPHAKLNDGVLAAKMNAKGPPQGWEFLLQQGGKLTFAIHSAEPKQNIRVTTRGSVAKPDQWVHLAAKYDGSGKLDGLAIYVNGNPADFNKQGNVAIDGSTTGDGPLTIGQRANKANHFTDGALQDFRLYRRVLDVLEIRTLAQLPDLRADAATPLEKRKKDRLNAFFFDVLDVPYRDINQKIVQLDAERKAIEARATITHVQEEKMNSPAMANILVRGAYDKLGEKVQPAVFSALNPLPADAPPNRLGLAKWLVDPANPLTARVTVNRFWQEIFGTGIVKTAEDFGVMGDAPSHPELLDWLAVEFRESGWNVQHMLRLMLTSQAYRQAAITTPEKLTKDRDNRLLSRGPRFRMDAEMIRDYALSTSGTLSPKIGGASVRPYQPEGIWDVVGLPGGNTRDYKQDKGEDLYRRSMYTFLKRMAPPPNMETFNAPSREFSCLRRERTNTPLQALVTLNDPQFVEAARNLAQVVLKNSSAEVPARLNAAADRILCRSLREDELKVLQPAVAELVKYYGENKPKAEALIKTGESKPDDKLDPIELAVWTNLCNALLNLDEALNK